A DNA window from Methylobacterium sp. NMS14P contains the following coding sequences:
- a CDS encoding ABC transporter ATP-binding protein — protein MDVELIGLTKRYGAAIAVDGIDLKVPSGAYCCLLGPSGCGKTTTLRMIGGHERASAGDVVIGPKAVGDAAPAARGTAMMFQSYALFPHLDARDNVAFSLKMRGIGKAERRAKAMAMLDLVQMGHLAGRLPAQLSGGQQQRVALARALVTGPKVLLLDEPLSALDPFLRVRMRVELKRIQTELGLTFIHVTHSQEEAMALSDLVVVMNAGRIEQAADPRTVFERPATAFVARFIGGHNVIRRPEGLVAVRADRMRLGAEAGPAALPARVVAVEYQGTSVHVGLDADGLERAPESPAALTAIVSDADFATRPLRLGDTIPVGWDAAAAHHLDA, from the coding sequence ATGGACGTCGAGCTGATCGGCCTGACCAAGCGCTACGGCGCGGCCATTGCGGTCGACGGCATCGACCTGAAGGTGCCGTCCGGCGCCTATTGCTGCCTGCTCGGCCCCTCCGGCTGCGGCAAGACCACGACGCTCCGGATGATCGGCGGCCACGAGCGCGCCAGCGCGGGCGACGTGGTGATCGGCCCCAAGGCGGTGGGCGACGCGGCCCCGGCCGCGCGCGGTACCGCCATGATGTTCCAGAGCTACGCGCTGTTCCCGCATCTCGACGCGCGCGACAACGTCGCCTTCAGCCTCAAGATGCGGGGGATCGGCAAGGCGGAGCGCCGCGCCAAGGCGATGGCGATGCTCGACCTCGTCCAGATGGGCCATCTCGCCGGGCGCCTGCCGGCCCAGCTCTCGGGCGGCCAGCAGCAGCGCGTGGCGCTCGCCCGCGCCCTCGTCACCGGCCCGAAGGTGCTGCTGCTCGACGAGCCGCTCTCCGCGCTCGACCCGTTCCTGCGGGTGCGGATGCGGGTGGAGCTGAAGCGGATCCAGACCGAGCTGGGGCTCACCTTCATCCACGTCACCCACAGCCAGGAGGAGGCGATGGCGCTCTCCGACCTCGTGGTGGTGATGAATGCCGGCCGGATCGAGCAGGCTGCCGACCCGCGCACCGTGTTCGAGCGCCCGGCCACCGCCTTCGTGGCCCGGTTCATCGGCGGCCACAACGTGATCCGGCGGCCCGAGGGGCTCGTCGCCGTGCGGGCGGACCGGATGCGGCTCGGCGCCGAGGCCGGCCCCGCCGCGCTGCCGGCCCGGGTGGTGGCAGTCGAGTACCAGGGCACCAGCGTCCATGTCGGCCTCGACGCCGACGGGCTGGAGCGCGCGCCCGAGAGCCCCGCCGCCCTCACGGCAATCGTCAGCGACGCGGATTTCGCGACCCGCCCGCTCCGCCTCGGCGACACGATCCCGGTCGGCTGGGACGCGGCCGCCGCCCACCACCTCGATGCGTAA
- a CDS encoding ABC transporter substrate-binding protein, whose amino-acid sequence MDLSPSRRTLLKGAAALAATPVTGFPAVHAAEPVTLRYLGTAVNQSADIARKVKEDLGLTIEYIPVVTDEVTKRAVTQPNSFDLIDTEYFSLKKILPSGNLQGMDAKRIKLADKISSVFTKGEVAGKRIGDQGTAPKKVFYLEGQDSKKFAGEQTEWISLIPTVYNADTLGIRPDLIKVPVTSWKELLNPAFKGKASILNIPSIGIMDAAMVVEATGDYTYGDKGNMTKPEIDRTIKVLIEAKRAGQFRAFWQDFNESVNLMASGETVIQSMWSPAVTKVRAQGVPCTYQPLKEGYRAWASGFGIPKTLSGRKLDAAYDFINWFLSGWAGAYLNRQGYYSAVLETAQANMQPYEWAFWMEGKPAEKDILGPDGTLIETAGATRDGGSFDARMGAVACWNAVMDENTYMVRKWNEFIAA is encoded by the coding sequence ATGGACCTTTCCCCGAGCCGCCGCACGCTCCTAAAGGGCGCTGCCGCGCTCGCCGCGACGCCGGTGACCGGCTTCCCGGCGGTGCACGCCGCCGAGCCCGTGACCCTGCGCTACCTCGGCACCGCGGTGAACCAGTCCGCCGACATCGCCCGGAAGGTGAAGGAGGATCTCGGCCTCACCATCGAGTACATCCCCGTGGTCACCGACGAGGTGACCAAGCGCGCGGTCACCCAGCCGAACTCCTTCGACCTGATCGACACCGAGTACTTCAGCCTCAAGAAGATCCTGCCCTCCGGCAACCTGCAGGGCATGGACGCCAAGCGGATCAAGCTCGCCGACAAGATCTCTTCGGTCTTCACCAAGGGGGAAGTGGCGGGCAAGCGGATCGGCGACCAGGGCACGGCGCCCAAGAAGGTCTTCTACCTGGAAGGCCAGGACTCGAAGAAATTTGCCGGCGAACAGACCGAGTGGATCTCGCTGATCCCGACCGTCTACAACGCCGACACGCTGGGCATCCGGCCGGACCTGATCAAGGTGCCCGTCACGAGCTGGAAGGAGCTCCTGAACCCGGCCTTCAAGGGCAAGGCCTCGATCCTCAACATCCCGTCGATCGGCATCATGGACGCCGCCATGGTGGTGGAGGCCACCGGCGACTACACCTACGGCGACAAGGGCAACATGACGAAGCCCGAGATCGACCGCACCATCAAGGTGCTGATCGAGGCCAAGCGCGCCGGCCAGTTCCGCGCCTTCTGGCAGGACTTCAACGAATCCGTGAACCTGATGGCCTCGGGCGAGACGGTGATCCAGTCGATGTGGTCGCCCGCCGTCACCAAGGTGCGCGCGCAGGGCGTGCCCTGCACCTACCAGCCGCTGAAGGAGGGCTACCGGGCCTGGGCCTCGGGCTTCGGCATCCCCAAGACCCTGAGCGGCCGGAAGCTCGACGCCGCCTACGATTTCATCAACTGGTTCCTGTCCGGCTGGGCCGGGGCCTACCTCAACCGGCAGGGCTACTACTCGGCCGTGCTGGAGACCGCCCAGGCGAACATGCAGCCCTACGAGTGGGCCTTCTGGATGGAGGGGAAGCCCGCCGAGAAGGACATCCTCGGCCCTGACGGCACCCTGATCGAGACGGCCGGCGCCACCCGCGACGGCGGCTCCTTCGACGCGCGGATGGGCGCGGTCGCCTGCTGGAACGCCGTGATGGACGAGAACACCTACATGGTGCGTAAGTGGAACGAGTTCATCGCGGCGTGA
- a CDS encoding ABC transporter permease yields MTDLALPAAAAAERTAAPADAARPRGRALAYLQAAPLALVFLVFLVVPLVLTGIVSLWEYNEYEIIPALTLQNYADVFDGCLSADLCTTLRTYMSTVKFVVLTLAITLPLGFAIAYFLAFHIRSGTVRMGLFLLCTIPFWTSNVIRMISWIPLLGRNGLVNDTLRTLGLIRAPIDGLLYSDFAVVLAFVHLDTVFMIVPIFNSLARIDRRLIEAARDGGASGAQILWNVVLPLAKPGIAIGTIFVTTLVMGDFVTVGVMGGQQIASVGKVIQVQMSYLQFPAAAANAVVLLAAVLLMILGLTRMIDLRREL; encoded by the coding sequence ATGACCGATCTCGCCCTGCCCGCCGCCGCGGCCGCCGAGCGGACCGCCGCGCCCGCCGACGCGGCGCGCCCGCGCGGCCGCGCCCTCGCCTACCTCCAGGCCGCGCCGCTGGCCCTCGTCTTCCTGGTCTTCCTGGTGGTGCCGCTGGTGCTCACCGGGATCGTCTCGCTCTGGGAGTACAACGAGTACGAGATCATCCCGGCCCTCACCCTGCAGAACTACGCCGACGTGTTCGACGGCTGCCTGTCGGCCGACCTCTGCACGACTTTGCGCACCTACATGTCAACGGTGAAGTTCGTCGTGCTGACGCTGGCGATCACCCTGCCGCTCGGCTTCGCGATCGCCTACTTCCTGGCCTTCCACATCCGCTCGGGGACGGTGCGGATGGGCCTGTTCCTGCTCTGCACGATCCCGTTCTGGACCTCGAACGTGATCCGGATGATCTCGTGGATCCCGCTGCTCGGCCGCAACGGCCTCGTCAACGACACGCTCCGCACCCTCGGGCTGATCCGCGCGCCGATCGACGGCCTGCTCTACTCGGACTTCGCGGTGGTGCTGGCCTTCGTGCACCTCGACACGGTGTTCATGATCGTGCCGATCTTCAACAGCCTCGCGCGCATCGACCGGCGGCTGATCGAGGCGGCGCGCGACGGCGGCGCGTCCGGCGCGCAGATCCTCTGGAACGTGGTGCTGCCGCTCGCCAAGCCCGGCATCGCCATCGGGACGATCTTCGTGACGACGCTGGTGATGGGCGACTTCGTCACCGTGGGCGTCATGGGCGGCCAGCAGATCGCCAGCGTCGGCAAGGTGATCCAGGTGCAGATGTCCTACCTGCAGTTCCCGGCCGCCGCCGCCAACGCCGTGGTGCTGCTCGCCGCCGTGCTGCTGATGATCCTGGGGCTCACCCGGATGATCGACCTCCGGCGGGAGCTGTAG
- a CDS encoding ABC transporter permease, with amino-acid sequence MDQPRGRAFYLLAAVFALYVLFLYGPTLTILALSFQGPSGGLTFPMNGVSTHWFAKLWEGVGVVDIWAALRRSLALGLVVMALTVTIAFYAGLAFRKGFRGAGLVFALAVSSLIVPSIVVSLGIGLEFRLLDDGIKALAAATGWGFLQDHGTLMGLYTSALGAHLTWTLPFGLLIMFAVFNRFDPAYEEAARDLGASGPQTLRHVVVPILAPALVGVALFGFTLSFDELARTSQAIGGRNTLPLELQGLTTTVTTPEIYALGTVTTAVSALVIGTALGLTLWLQKRRARRALAGM; translated from the coding sequence ATGGACCAGCCCCGCGGCCGCGCCTTCTACCTGCTGGCGGCGGTCTTCGCCCTCTACGTCCTGTTCCTCTACGGGCCGACGCTGACGATCCTGGCGCTCAGCTTCCAGGGCCCGTCCGGCGGCCTGACCTTCCCGATGAACGGGGTCTCGACCCACTGGTTCGCCAAGCTGTGGGAAGGCGTCGGCGTCGTCGACATCTGGGCGGCGCTGCGGCGCTCGCTCGCCCTCGGCCTCGTGGTCATGGCGCTCACCGTCACGATCGCTTTCTACGCCGGCCTCGCCTTCCGGAAGGGGTTTCGCGGGGCCGGCCTCGTCTTCGCCCTGGCGGTGTCGAGCCTGATCGTGCCCTCGATCGTGGTCTCGCTGGGCATCGGCCTGGAGTTCCGGCTCCTCGACGACGGCATCAAGGCGCTGGCCGCCGCGACCGGCTGGGGGTTCCTGCAGGACCACGGCACGCTGATGGGCCTCTACACATCGGCGCTCGGGGCGCACCTCACCTGGACGCTGCCCTTCGGCCTGCTGATCATGTTCGCGGTGTTCAACCGGTTCGACCCGGCCTACGAGGAGGCCGCCCGCGACCTCGGCGCCAGCGGCCCGCAGACGCTGCGCCACGTGGTCGTGCCGATCCTCGCGCCCGCGCTCGTCGGTGTCGCGCTGTTCGGCTTCACCCTGTCGTTCGACGAGCTCGCCCGCACCAGTCAGGCGATCGGCGGCCGCAACACCCTGCCGCTGGAGTTGCAGGGCCTGACCACCACGGTGACGACGCCGGAGATCTACGCGCTCGGGACGGTCACCACGGCCGTCTCGGCGCTGGTGATCGGGACCGCGCTCGGCCTGACCCTGTGGCTGCAGAAGCGCCGGGCGCGGCGGGCGCTGGCCGGCATGTGA
- a CDS encoding 50S ribosomal protein L25/general stress protein Ctc: protein MSAVKTLEAVARDRVGKGAARAVRRQGQVPAVIYGGGQPPQSIAVDLIRTRTLIYAGGFKTTLFEINAGGTKVRAIPRDFQLDPVTGVPLHVDFLRVVSGQTVTVEVPVHFVNEDAAPGIKKLGGTLNIVAHTLSLDVAPDQIPDAIEVDLTGRAIGDVIHVSDIKIPAGTYTGEATDPVANIVPPTVLGAEVEAEEAAIAEAQSAEAAEEKAEESAEDEKKDGEEA from the coding sequence ATGAGCGCTGTGAAGACGCTTGAGGCCGTGGCACGCGACCGGGTCGGCAAGGGGGCCGCCCGGGCCGTTCGTCGCCAGGGCCAAGTTCCCGCCGTCATCTACGGGGGTGGCCAGCCGCCGCAATCCATCGCGGTCGACCTCATCCGCACCCGCACCCTGATCTACGCCGGCGGCTTCAAGACCACGCTGTTCGAGATCAACGCCGGCGGCACGAAGGTCCGCGCGATCCCGCGCGACTTCCAGCTCGACCCGGTGACCGGCGTGCCGCTGCACGTCGACTTCCTGCGCGTCGTCTCGGGCCAGACCGTCACGGTCGAGGTGCCGGTGCACTTCGTCAACGAGGACGCGGCCCCCGGCATCAAGAAGCTCGGCGGCACCCTCAACATCGTGGCCCACACGCTGAGCCTCGACGTCGCCCCCGACCAGATCCCGGACGCGATCGAGGTCGACCTCACCGGCCGCGCGATCGGCGACGTCATCCACGTCTCCGACATCAAGATCCCGGCCGGCACCTACACCGGCGAGGCGACCGACCCGGTGGCCAACATCGTGCCGCCGACCGTGCTGGGCGCCGAGGTGGAGGCCGAGGAGGCCGCCATCGCCGAGGCGCAGTCGGCCGAGGCCGCCGAGGAGAAGGCCGAGGAGTCCGCCGAGGACGAGAAGAAGGACGGCGAGGAGGCCTGA